The DNA segment AGTTCATGAAGGTGCCGTCGAGCGTGTCGAAGAGGCTCATGCCGGCCGCGAAGAGCAGCGGCAGGCACAGCACGGCGTACCAGGGCAGGCCGGCCGCGGCGCCGCTGCCGGCCATCACCATCAGGGTCACCTCGGTCGCGGTGTCGAAGCCGAGACCGAAGAGGAAGCCGAGCGGGAACATCTGGCCGGGGCGGGAGACGGAGCGGGTGAAGCGGCCCAGGAAGCGGTTCATGAAGCCGCGCGAGTCGAGGCGCTGCTCCAGCTCGGCCTCGTCGTACTGGCCGCTGCGCATACCGCGGAAGACCCGCCAGATGCCGGCCAGTGCGATCAGGTTGAGGGCGGCGATGAGGTAGAGGAAGGTCCCCGAGATCGTGGTGCCGATGGTGCCCAGGATCTGGTGGGTACGGGACTGGTCGTTGAGCAGGGTGCCCGCGAGCTGCGCGCCGCCCGCCACCAGGGCCGCCATCGCGACGACCACGCTGGAGTGGCCGAGGGCGAACCAGAAGCCGACCGAGACCGGCCGCTTGCCGTCGGCCATCAGCTTGCGGGTGGTGTTGTCGATCGCGGCGATGTGGTCGGCGTCGAAGGCGTGCCGCATGCCGAGGGTGTACGCGGTGACGCCGAGGCCGACACCGAAGACCTGGCTGCCCACGGCGTAGTGGTGCGGCACCACGAGCAGGAAGAGCACGCCGAAGGCGACGACGTGCAGGCCGGCTATGACGGCCATCAGGCCCGCGGTGCGGACGGTGTCCTGGCGGCGCCAGCGGAACGCGGCGGCAGCAGGGGTATGGCGGGTATCGGTGGACAGGGCCATCCGGCGGTCACGCTCCAGCACCTCGTGGATCAGTTCGTGAGATGCCGTGGCCGGTCTCCTGGCTTACGGGTGCCCGTGCCCGCCCCCGCCTTCCCGGCCGCGGGCTGCGGTCAGTGGCGCCGCAGGCGCGTGCGCCTGCGGAAGGGACGGAAACTCCCCGATCACAGTGGCGAGGGCCGCTCCGGTCTGGGACCACAAGGTCCGTCACCGGTCTTCCCGAACACCACGGCCCGGTCACTCTAACCGCCGCCGGGGAGGGGTGGGGTTGGCGGGGTTGGCGGGGTTCGTCCCGAGGTGAGCGAGAGCGCCGGTGGCCGCGGTCCGCGGCCGTGGCCCGCGGCGGTTCAGTGGCCGTAGTCCAGGGACGAGAGAAAGGCGTGGAGTTCGCGGTCGAAAAGGGCGGTGTTCTCCAGATTGACCATATGGGCCGCGCCCGGTATCCGGACTCTCCGGGCGCCGGGGACGGTCAGCGCTATCGCATGGGCGTTGGCGGAGATGTCGCTGCTGTCGAGGTCGCCGTCGAACACGACCGTCGGCACCCGGATCTCGGCCAGGCGGTCGGCGGCGCCGACCTCGAGCGGCATACCGGCACCCGCGCCGTCGGCGTGCACCTCCACATTGGCCTCGGCCGAGGCGCGCATCCGCTCGCGGAATCCCGGGTGCACCGCGGACGGTTCGCGATGCGGTCCGTCCACCCACATCCGCAGGAAGTGCTC comes from the Streptomyces angustmyceticus genome and includes:
- the nicT gene encoding Nickel transporter NicT, with product MIHEVLERDRRMALSTDTRHTPAAAAFRWRRQDTVRTAGLMAVIAGLHVVAFGVLFLLVVPHHYAVGSQVFGVGLGVTAYTLGMRHAFDADHIAAIDNTTRKLMADGKRPVSVGFWFALGHSSVVVAMAALVAGGAQLAGTLLNDQSRTHQILGTIGTTISGTFLYLIAALNLIALAGIWRVFRGMRSGQYDEAELEQRLDSRGFMNRFLGRFTRSVSRPGQMFPLGFLFGLGFDTATEVTLMVMAGSGAAAGLPWYAVLCLPLLFAAGMSLFDTLDGTFMNFAYQWAFSNPVRKVYYNLTITGLSIAVAFFIGTIELVTVLHEKLGLDDPLTGWISGLDLDNVGFLIVGLFVVVWAAALSYWRLSGVEKRWAERAKRTGPTEQPAPAEPATSATPDTPDAP